A genomic segment from Janibacter sp. DB-40 encodes:
- a CDS encoding TetR/AcrR family transcriptional regulator, with translation MAISATTSSRRQAIIAAAQRLAVKRGYSGFTVEDLAAAVGCSRRTLFNHVSSKEEAVLGVLPRITDEQVATLRSGGPTGDLVEDLVITAIDSLGGDDATAADWQQLHDVIRRNPELLVRVQDHVDELGLSLVTHLAARDGVGEEQAKIVFTVVGGLIGRAVQDLIEASPSDLGTGGLTARIHHNLDLAREVLAPRTGSTSCATA, from the coding sequence GTGGCAATTAGTGCAACGACCAGCAGCAGGCGGCAGGCGATCATCGCCGCCGCCCAGCGCCTGGCGGTCAAGCGCGGCTACTCCGGCTTCACCGTCGAGGACCTCGCCGCCGCGGTGGGGTGCTCGCGCCGCACCCTCTTCAACCACGTCTCCTCCAAGGAGGAGGCCGTCCTCGGCGTGCTGCCCCGGATCACCGACGAGCAGGTCGCGACCCTGCGCTCGGGCGGCCCGACGGGTGACCTCGTGGAGGACCTCGTCATCACCGCCATCGACAGCCTCGGCGGCGACGACGCAACCGCCGCGGACTGGCAGCAGCTGCATGACGTCATCCGCCGCAACCCCGAGCTGCTCGTGCGCGTACAGGACCACGTGGACGAGCTCGGCCTGTCCCTGGTCACGCACCTCGCCGCCCGTGACGGGGTCGGCGAGGAGCAGGCCAAGATCGTCTTCACCGTCGTCGGCGGTCTCATCGGACGTGCCGTCCAGGACCTCATCGAGGCCTCACCCAGCGACCTCGGCACCGGGGGCCTGACCGCCCGCATCCACCACAACCTCGACCTCGCCCGCGAGGTCCTCGCCCCCCGTACCGGCAGCACATCGTGCGCAACTGCTTAG